Proteins from a single region of Sneathiella aquimaris:
- the pxpB gene encoding 5-oxoprolinase subunit PxpB: MDIRVLMLGDTAFTIEYPNLKGAVGAKTVRSLRSKVQGEIDKGALNGVVDLVSASRSLTVCLDPSKADYKAVQDTVSDLAVEPDGADEEKLTLWTLPVCYEGEYGPDLEEVAKDANLSVAEVIALHSGQVFDILMIGFLPGFPFMSEVPDILRFPRRTSPRVRVPAGSVAIANDQTAIYPWESPGGWHLLGRCPVPLFNPVWDQPSLLAPGEKVSFEAVNSHDFEILKEDLAAGRLMPTSFMKEGR, translated from the coding sequence ATGGACATCCGCGTGTTAATGCTGGGTGACACAGCGTTCACAATTGAATATCCGAATTTGAAGGGGGCGGTTGGTGCAAAAACCGTGCGTTCCCTTCGATCGAAGGTTCAGGGTGAAATTGATAAAGGGGCCCTGAACGGTGTTGTTGACCTGGTTTCAGCATCCCGGTCTTTAACGGTCTGCCTTGATCCGTCAAAGGCGGATTACAAAGCGGTTCAGGACACGGTCTCAGATCTGGCGGTTGAGCCTGATGGTGCCGATGAAGAAAAACTCACTTTGTGGACATTACCTGTTTGCTACGAGGGGGAATACGGGCCGGACCTTGAGGAGGTCGCAAAGGACGCCAATTTGTCTGTTGCGGAAGTAATTGCACTTCATAGTGGGCAGGTCTTTGATATTCTGATGATCGGGTTCCTACCGGGATTTCCTTTCATGTCGGAGGTTCCCGATATATTACGTTTTCCAAGGCGCACCAGTCCGCGTGTGCGGGTACCGGCAGGTTCGGTTGCTATCGCGAATGATCAGACCGCGATATATCCGTGGGAAAGCCCAGGGGGATGGCATTTGCTTGGACGTTGCCCTGTCCCTCTGTTCAATCCCGTCTGGGACCAGCCAAGCTTGCTTGCGCCTGGTGAAAAGGTTTCCTTCGAAGCGGTAAATAGTCATGATTTCGAGATATTAAAAGAGGACTTGGCCGCGGGTCGTCTGATGCCGACTTCATTTATGAAGGAGGGACGCTAG
- a CDS encoding LamB/YcsF family protein, producing the protein MTKQINLNADMGESFGAYSIGNDGAMLDVVGTANIACGYHAGDPLVMAETVRLALAKGVSIGAHPAFPDLQGFGRRRMSISLEELAAMVTYQIGALKGIAESQGGCVTHVKPHGALNNMACEDMGMAQAIAKAVQGMSPALMLLAPAGSCLYQAGLEAGLPTAAEIFADRTYQENGNLTPRSSPGAVIHDPEQSADQVLSFLKAGKIMTPSGSGIETPIHSICVHGDSEGALAIANRVTEKLKDAGYRLVGLPEVLNN; encoded by the coding sequence ATGACGAAGCAAATCAATTTAAATGCAGATATGGGGGAAAGTTTCGGGGCATATTCCATTGGCAATGACGGCGCTATGCTGGATGTTGTTGGTACTGCGAATATTGCTTGTGGATATCATGCCGGTGATCCTCTGGTTATGGCGGAAACAGTCCGGCTGGCGCTTGCAAAAGGGGTGAGTATCGGAGCCCATCCCGCCTTTCCTGATCTTCAGGGGTTCGGTCGGCGTAGAATGTCTATTTCTCTGGAAGAACTTGCCGCAATGGTCACATATCAGATCGGTGCGCTGAAAGGGATTGCGGAAAGTCAGGGTGGTTGCGTTACCCATGTGAAACCCCATGGGGCGCTTAATAATATGGCCTGCGAAGATATGGGGATGGCGCAGGCTATTGCGAAGGCCGTTCAGGGGATGTCACCGGCGCTGATGCTTTTGGCACCAGCGGGATCCTGTCTCTATCAGGCGGGGCTAGAGGCCGGATTGCCAACTGCCGCTGAGATTTTTGCAGATCGAACCTATCAGGAAAACGGAAACCTGACCCCGCGGTCATCGCCCGGCGCCGTTATTCACGACCCCGAACAAAGTGCCGATCAGGTTCTTTCGTTTTTAAAGGCTGGAAAGATCATGACGCCGTCTGGAAGTGGGATTGAAACACCAATTCACAGTATCTGTGTGCACGGTGACAGCGAGGGCGCCCTGGCGATCGCAAATCGCGTCACAGAAAAACTGAAAGACGCTGGATATCGTCTGGTGGGCCTGCCTGAGGTATTGAATAATTGA
- a CDS encoding OsmC domain/YcaO domain-containing protein — MEITVNFLDNLRLEAKFDDFTITTDQPIRYKGDGTAPSPFDYFLASSALCAAYFIKVYCLSRDIPTDDIRVSQNNIIDPENRYNQTFQIQVELPPSISERDRLGILRSADRCTVKKVIQTSPEFKIDAVDDLNDTPLLDAYEGDGNTMIIGKDLPLEKTIKNMTSILSDIGIKIEIASWRNIVPNVWSLHIREAASPMCFTNGKGATQESALCSALGEYIERMSCNFFYNDYYFGEEIANSEFVHYPNEKWFKAGDDDALPGGLLDDRCLELYNPEGDLRASHLIDTNSGRADRGICALPFIRNSDQKTIYFPSNLIENLFVSNGMSAGNTLNEAKVQCLSEIFERAVKRRIIEEEIILPSVPKEVLAKYPHILEGINELENKGFPVLVKDASLGGRFPVMSVTLMNPKTGGVFASFGAHPSFEVALERSLTELLQGRSFEGLNDVPPPTFNSHAVSEPSNFVEHFIDSTGVISWKFFSEKADFAFCEWDFSGTTEEENETLMNILSSLDKEVYIATYQDFGAPACRILVPGYSEVYPAEDLIWDNTNKALMFREDILNIHSLSDEELEDLLERFETAQLDHYTLISEVIGIEFDENTVWGKLDIGELKILIYLALNYFEDAKEIITDFLNFNDNTVERVLFYRAMSAVLDITLDDDLDIEDYLPNLTRMYGADVIKNTVGSVTGDVRFSGLTKTSLKLEGLDKHLRLIESYKKLHTARARQQ, encoded by the coding sequence ATGGAAATCACTGTAAATTTTTTGGACAACCTTCGGCTTGAGGCAAAGTTTGATGATTTTACAATAACTACTGATCAGCCAATCCGGTATAAGGGCGATGGAACCGCCCCTAGTCCATTTGACTATTTCCTTGCGTCTTCTGCCCTTTGTGCCGCCTATTTCATCAAGGTATATTGCCTGTCTCGTGATATCCCGACAGACGATATTCGAGTGTCTCAGAACAACATCATTGATCCTGAAAATAGATACAATCAGACCTTTCAAATTCAAGTGGAATTGCCGCCCAGTATTTCAGAACGGGATCGGCTGGGAATTTTAAGATCTGCGGATCGCTGCACCGTCAAGAAAGTCATTCAGACAAGCCCTGAATTCAAGATCGATGCAGTTGATGATTTAAACGACACACCGTTGCTAGATGCCTACGAAGGCGACGGTAATACCATGATTATTGGTAAAGACCTGCCGTTGGAAAAAACGATTAAGAACATGACCTCTATCCTGTCCGATATTGGCATCAAAATCGAAATTGCATCCTGGCGTAATATTGTCCCAAATGTCTGGTCGCTTCACATCCGCGAAGCGGCATCCCCCATGTGTTTTACCAACGGTAAAGGGGCGACACAGGAAAGTGCCTTATGTTCAGCACTCGGTGAATATATCGAACGGATGAGCTGCAACTTCTTCTACAATGATTATTATTTTGGAGAAGAAATCGCCAACAGCGAATTTGTTCATTACCCGAACGAAAAATGGTTTAAAGCCGGCGACGACGATGCCCTGCCGGGCGGCTTGCTGGATGATAGATGTCTGGAACTCTATAACCCGGAAGGTGATTTAAGGGCATCTCATTTAATTGACACGAATTCAGGACGGGCAGACCGCGGGATTTGCGCCCTGCCCTTTATTCGTAATTCTGATCAGAAAACGATTTACTTCCCATCAAATCTGATCGAAAACCTTTTTGTCAGCAATGGTATGAGTGCAGGAAACACGCTGAATGAAGCAAAGGTCCAATGCTTGTCCGAGATTTTCGAGCGTGCCGTCAAACGCCGGATTATTGAAGAAGAGATCATTCTGCCCAGCGTCCCAAAGGAAGTTCTCGCAAAATATCCCCATATCCTGGAGGGAATAAACGAGCTTGAAAATAAAGGTTTTCCTGTTCTGGTTAAAGATGCGTCATTAGGGGGCAGGTTCCCTGTCATGTCCGTCACTTTAATGAACCCGAAAACAGGGGGCGTTTTTGCGTCTTTTGGTGCCCATCCAAGTTTTGAAGTCGCCTTGGAACGATCCCTTACTGAATTACTGCAAGGACGTAGTTTTGAGGGGTTAAATGACGTGCCACCGCCAACTTTCAATAGTCATGCCGTCAGTGAACCGAGTAATTTTGTAGAACATTTCATTGACTCAACAGGTGTTATTTCATGGAAATTCTTTAGCGAAAAAGCAGATTTTGCATTTTGTGAATGGGATTTCAGCGGTACGACAGAGGAAGAGAATGAAACCCTCATGAACATTCTTTCAAGCCTTGATAAAGAAGTCTATATTGCAACCTATCAGGATTTTGGCGCGCCTGCCTGCCGGATTTTGGTTCCCGGCTATTCCGAGGTTTACCCCGCAGAGGACCTGATTTGGGACAACACCAATAAAGCATTGATGTTCCGGGAAGACATTCTGAACATTCATTCCTTATCCGACGAGGAGCTGGAAGATCTGCTAGAGCGCTTCGAAACCGCCCAACTGGATCATTATACCCTTATCTCAGAAGTGATCGGCATTGAGTTCGATGAAAACACCGTCTGGGGCAAGCTGGATATTGGAGAGTTGAAGATCCTGATTTATCTTGCCCTAAACTATTTTGAAGACGCAAAAGAGATCATTACTGACTTCTTGAATTTCAATGATAATACCGTTGAGCGCGTTCTGTTCTACCGGGCCATGAGCGCCGTTCTGGATATTACACTTGATGACGATCTGGACATTGAAGACTATTTACCCAACTTGACCAGAATGTACGGCGCCGACGTTATAAAGAACACGGTTGGATCCGTGACTGGAGACGTCCGCTTTTCCGGCTTAACGAAAACAAGCCTGAAACTTGAAGGGTTGGATAAGCATTTGAGATTGATTGAAAGCTATAAGAAATTGCACACGGCGCGGGCACGCCAACAATAA
- a CDS encoding 5-oxoprolinase subunit C family protein: MTAKLKIVSPGMLASLQDKGRFGYGGFGVPRSGAIDPVSLRLGNALVGNDPFETAIEFRFMGPTIKAQVGSLRVALACHVGGELIDAQSGDKTPISPWQTVTLNEGDVLKVNPMSKGATGYLTIEGGLDLDPVLDSCSTYARAHMGSLLQVGDILSLKQAASVRGYERLMANPVSLSEEPFNVIFGPQEDYFEEDTVQSFLLNAFKVSSDVDRMGIRLEGNALFPKPEKGSDLISDGLVAGAIQVPGNGHPIILCVDCQSVGGYPKVATIISADLHRLGQLTPGKEIKFKAVNLEQAGASRQLLKSKIEKSINSIHDYYGEGAVDLKALYASNLIGGVVDAQKPGLFPGHLEDLS, encoded by the coding sequence ATGACAGCAAAACTGAAAATTGTATCACCGGGTATGCTGGCCTCTCTTCAGGATAAAGGGCGGTTTGGCTATGGCGGGTTTGGTGTCCCCCGAAGCGGTGCGATTGACCCGGTTTCGTTGCGATTAGGGAACGCGCTGGTCGGAAATGATCCTTTTGAGACAGCCATAGAATTTCGGTTTATGGGCCCAACGATTAAAGCGCAGGTGGGTTCGTTGCGGGTTGCGCTCGCCTGTCACGTTGGAGGCGAACTTATTGATGCCCAAAGTGGGGATAAAACACCCATATCACCCTGGCAGACTGTGACACTCAATGAAGGGGATGTCCTTAAAGTGAACCCGATGTCGAAGGGGGCAACGGGATATCTTACGATTGAAGGGGGGCTTGATCTTGATCCCGTGTTGGATAGTTGTTCAACCTATGCCCGCGCGCATATGGGAAGCCTTCTTCAGGTCGGTGATATATTGTCGCTTAAACAGGCTGCCTCCGTTCGCGGATATGAGAGACTGATGGCTAACCCTGTGTCGCTTTCAGAAGAGCCCTTCAATGTTATTTTTGGCCCGCAAGAGGACTATTTCGAAGAGGATACCGTTCAATCTTTCTTGTTGAACGCCTTCAAGGTCAGCAGTGACGTGGATCGGATGGGGATCCGCTTGGAAGGAAATGCGCTTTTTCCAAAGCCGGAAAAGGGAAGTGATCTTATCTCCGATGGGCTGGTTGCCGGAGCCATTCAAGTGCCCGGTAATGGTCATCCGATTATTCTATGTGTTGATTGCCAATCTGTTGGCGGGTATCCGAAAGTGGCAACGATCATCAGCGCAGATCTTCACCGTCTGGGCCAATTGACGCCGGGCAAAGAAATAAAATTCAAGGCCGTTAACCTGGAACAGGCAGGGGCGTCTCGCCAATTGCTGAAAAGTAAAATAGAGAAAAGTATCAATAGCATTCACGATTATTATGGCGAAGGGGCCGTTGACCTGAAGGCATTGTATGCCAGCAACCTGATCGGGGGTGTTGTCGATGCACAAAAACCGGGGCTTTTTCCAGGCCATTTAGAGGATCTATCATGA
- a CDS encoding TRAP transporter large permease has translation MLPVTVIVLLALIGLSVPVAAALGWLGLFLGHFFTRMPIHRAIGDIVWTNSIEFLLVAIPMFVMLGEILLRSGVTTRMYDAMAKWLSWLPGGLMHSNIGACALFAATSGSSVATAATIGTVAEPEMHKRKYNEPLFLGTIAAGGTLGILIPPSINLIVFGLLTNTSVSELYLAGFIPGILLAALFMGTVGIACVYKPQWGGEKVHYSWSERFASLINLVPPIFIFLVVVGSIYAGWATPTEAASLGVVAALILAAFHKSLSFNMMREVFRGTMRTTAIIMLIIIAAVFLNFVLTAIGLTTQLTDFIVSLGLTPLGTLLLIVVFYLILGCFMETFSMLITTATIVTPIVVGMGYDPVWFGILLMVLLETALITPPIGINLFVVQSIRSRGVLKDVMIGALPFVATMFAMIAILIAFPQLALWLPSLFY, from the coding sequence ATGTTGCCTGTCACTGTAATCGTCCTTCTTGCCCTAATTGGGCTAAGTGTTCCAGTCGCTGCGGCGCTGGGCTGGCTTGGTCTGTTTTTGGGGCATTTCTTTACCCGTATGCCCATCCACCGTGCGATCGGCGACATTGTATGGACAAACTCGATCGAGTTTCTGCTTGTCGCAATTCCGATGTTTGTCATGTTAGGTGAGATCCTTCTGCGATCCGGAGTTACGACGCGTATGTATGACGCCATGGCCAAATGGTTGTCGTGGCTACCGGGTGGATTAATGCATTCAAATATTGGTGCTTGCGCGTTATTCGCTGCAACATCTGGTTCAAGTGTCGCAACGGCTGCGACCATTGGAACGGTTGCCGAACCTGAAATGCATAAACGCAAATACAACGAGCCTTTGTTCCTTGGAACAATTGCCGCTGGCGGTACGTTAGGAATTTTGATCCCGCCTTCTATCAATCTGATTGTTTTCGGACTGTTGACCAATACGTCGGTTTCAGAACTGTATCTTGCGGGCTTTATCCCCGGTATTCTATTGGCAGCCCTGTTTATGGGAACCGTTGGAATTGCCTGTGTCTACAAACCTCAATGGGGCGGCGAGAAAGTTCACTATTCCTGGTCTGAACGCTTTGCCAGCCTGATTAATCTCGTGCCGCCAATTTTTATCTTCCTTGTGGTTGTGGGTTCTATCTATGCAGGTTGGGCAACACCAACGGAAGCGGCGTCATTGGGGGTAGTCGCAGCCCTTATTCTTGCTGCGTTTCATAAAAGTCTGTCTTTCAACATGATGCGTGAAGTGTTTCGCGGTACCATGCGGACAACCGCCATCATCATGTTGATCATTATTGCCGCTGTTTTTCTGAACTTTGTTCTCACAGCAATTGGCCTGACAACACAATTAACCGACTTTATCGTTTCACTGGGCCTGACGCCACTTGGAACACTATTACTGATTGTCGTTTTTTACCTGATCCTTGGTTGCTTTATGGAAACCTTTTCCATGTTGATTACAACAGCAACCATTGTAACGCCGATTGTTGTGGGCATGGGGTATGACCCGGTTTGGTTCGGTATCCTGCTCATGGTCTTGTTGGAAACAGCGTTGATTACGCCGCCCATTGGCATCAACCTTTTTGTCGTACAATCCATTCGTTCCCGCGGTGTTTTGAAAGATGTTATGATTGGGGCGCTGCCTTTTGTTGCAACCATGTTCGCCATGATTGCAATTTTGATTGCCTTCCCGCAGTTGGCGTTATGGTTGCCTAGCCTGTTCTATTAA
- a CDS encoding cupin domain-containing protein, with amino-acid sequence MSLILDHLPTSKEFFLEFWNKKPFVVRGLIPTEVTETLIDEDHVAGLAMEEEVKSRLVRKGKKQSDWKCDYGPLAEQVFAELGEEDWSLLVQNVDLYHEETAELLKHFNFCPRWLLDDIMVSYSPKGGTVGSHSDSYHVFLVQGKGERRWKVAYEALEKEDHIEDIPLKILKTSFDGEEVTVSEGDVIYIPPLFPHEGVSLQPSLTYSVGFLGPALSEMLIEFGHFLEENYQDMPRYLGQNLTESAVPFQVGADHIRDFRSFMTDVFDEDYFVKWLAQYFSKPAQNLGGEFDDEFDSDGADEGPFGAVYEGVHETAKTLIDGDGQLIKPPFVKIMITPLKSPQQYAVSVGDLFFDLAFSDLGVVNMMAQETPFPATVFAKHVDILQQLLDGHCLEIIDA; translated from the coding sequence ATGTCTCTTATTCTTGATCATTTGCCAACGTCCAAAGAATTTTTTCTTGAATTCTGGAACAAAAAGCCATTTGTCGTTCGGGGCTTGATCCCAACAGAAGTGACGGAAACACTTATTGATGAGGATCATGTTGCCGGACTTGCAATGGAAGAAGAGGTGAAGTCCCGTCTTGTTCGAAAAGGTAAAAAACAAAGCGACTGGAAATGTGATTATGGTCCTTTGGCCGAACAGGTTTTTGCAGAACTCGGCGAAGAAGACTGGAGCCTGCTTGTCCAGAATGTTGATCTGTACCATGAAGAAACAGCGGAACTTCTAAAGCATTTCAACTTTTGCCCTCGTTGGTTGCTTGACGATATTATGGTCAGTTATTCGCCAAAAGGCGGCACTGTGGGGTCACATTCGGACAGTTATCATGTTTTTCTGGTGCAGGGCAAAGGCGAACGGCGCTGGAAGGTTGCGTATGAAGCGCTTGAAAAGGAAGATCATATTGAGGACATTCCCCTTAAAATTCTGAAAACCTCATTTGACGGAGAAGAGGTTACGGTCTCAGAGGGGGATGTCATTTACATTCCGCCCCTGTTCCCTCATGAAGGGGTCAGCTTACAACCGTCCTTGACGTATTCCGTTGGCTTTTTAGGGCCTGCCCTATCTGAAATGTTGATTGAGTTTGGCCATTTTCTGGAAGAGAATTACCAGGATATGCCACGTTATCTGGGACAAAATCTTACAGAAAGTGCGGTGCCGTTTCAGGTTGGAGCCGACCATATTCGTGATTTCAGAAGCTTCATGACCGATGTCTTTGACGAAGATTATTTCGTCAAATGGCTGGCGCAGTATTTCAGTAAGCCTGCGCAAAATCTTGGCGGTGAATTTGATGACGAATTTGACAGCGATGGTGCGGATGAGGGCCCGTTCGGTGCAGTCTATGAGGGCGTTCATGAAACAGCTAAGACGCTGATCGATGGTGATGGTCAGTTGATAAAGCCGCCTTTCGTGAAAATTATGATCACTCCGCTAAAGTCGCCCCAACAATATGCGGTTTCAGTAGGGGATCTCTTCTTTGACTTGGCGTTTTCCGATCTGGGTGTTGTGAATATGATGGCGCAGGAAACCCCATTTCCTGCCACGGTTTTCGCCAAACACGTGGATATTCTTCAACAGCTACTGGATGGACATTGCCTCGAAATCATTGACGCATAG